CGCACGACAGGCGCATCGAAAGAAAGAGTGACCTTGCGGCACTTCGTGGGAAGATGATCCGTTATGGGGTTTTTAATCACCCTCAGTAGCTTCTCCTCGGAGTTCACAGAACGAATGGATAGCTTGTGCAATAGTTGCACCATCAGACCCGAGAAACGCTTGAATGTACGCGGAATACGGACCGTGGGGTTGGCCTCTATCAACACGCCGCGACTCGTCTGGATATAAACCTGAAGCTTCCCGGCCTTGTTGATGGGCGAGTCAAGCAGCGTCAGCAAGCACTGGTGCGTGATATCTGGTCGCGCCTCGCTGATGTCCCGCCCCATTTTTTTAAGCAGGCCCTGGTGGTCATCGCAGTTCAGTAATGCATACTTGTCGCCCCCATGTCCCCCAGACGATATTTTATGGGTCTCAAGAGACGCTTGCGACAACACAACAATCAACCGCTGCGTGACTTTGTCCTTGGATGTGAGCACTGGTGGCGCTTCTGGCACTAGCGACGCTGGCAATGCCTTTTTGTCTCCGCTGCTCTTTAACGCGTCTCTGACCTTCGAATCTTCAACCATAGTGGCTATATGGTAGCTCCGAGATAAATACGCAAGCTAGATACCTGCCTGATGTTCTATCGTGGACGTATACACTGTGAACTTTCTGCAAGATGAGATGCCTCTAGTGCATATAGCttgaaaatttttcgcCAACCCTACGACGCCAGCGCCCTGCCACAGCTGGCATCGCGAACAGCACACCATACGCAGAGAACCTTTTCCTGTCTGGCGAGCGAGACTGCAGACTCCGCTACTTCTGCACTGCTTGGCTGACTCTCTTGTGTTTTGTTGCATGGTATACGGCCTCGCGCCAGACGGCGCGGTCTCACGACGTAATCTCCAGAACCTGGCACCGCAGCCCATGCCTGGCTAATCATGGTATTCTTACATTAATCGCGACTGCGCTGGCAATAGAGATTTTCCTAGAATAGTAGCAGTAGTTAATAAAACAATTACTGTTAATCTTCTAGGTGAATGCTGACGTGCAGAGCACAGGACGTCCGCATGAACCTTCCAGAGCGGCCATGATCTACAGTATCTTAAATAGCATAGCGTGCCTAATGGTTACAGAGGCGCCAGATGTGCGCTTTGTCGTTGGCATTGTTTAAGTCCCGTTGTATTCCTGAGCACACCGCTGACATGGCTTTTCACTTTTTCCCTGCTCGTAGAGCCAACTGGCATCTGCGGGAGACAGGAACGCGCAGCGCATAGGAGAGAGTTAGCAAGTATCTGGCAACTACTATGAGCTCGCAATGGGATGAGGATAGTGATGCTGATATATTGGAGCTAGCCAATAAGCCTCCGAGGGGCACGCAACTTACACAGATAGAGAGTCATGCTGAGACCGAGACATGCGGCAACGACGAGTCTGGCACGGGAGCCAGGACGCATGAGGACTTGGATAAACTACAAATGGACCTAATGACAGCCCGTGGTGAATCAGGGATGCTCCGGGATAGGCTGATGatgctgcagcaggagaAGGACCGGGAGCGGGAGCGGCTACTGGGCCGCGAGCAAGAGCTGCAAGGGCGTCACTtgcaggagctgcagaagctgcaggaggagctgcagcggctggaGGACGAGAAGCAGTTTCTAGTGCTGGAGAAGCGGCAACTAGTCAAGGGCCATATTGCGGCGGGATTGCCCGCGCAGGATATCCAGGATGATTCGACTGAGGTGTCCGCAAAAAGACGTAAGACAGAGGATAGCCTGGTGCAGACTTACGTGACTTTGAATCATACACGGGTGGTGACTGGTGATTCGTCGTTGTTTTTAGACCATATGGTGCTTTTCAAGCTTCATGGCAGCGATATGACTGTGCTGGATATGCTAGACCATATATCGCTTGAAAGCCCCGCGTCGTGCAGTATGCTGGTCATTCCAAGTGGTGAACCGCTGGGCAAGCCGATTCATATGATGCTGTTGCGGTTGAAGAGCATGCATCCTTTGGACAAGATGATCGATATTGTTCTGGAAAACCTGGCGATGTTAATAAAGAAAATAATGCAAGGGAAGGACTGTCGGTTTGCAGTCCCATTTCTCGTAGCCTATATGCATCAGGCGCTATCATTTCGACCCAGTGCAGTTCATGTGCACGCGCTGAAGGACCTCTTCCAGTTTTCGTCTGACTTGGCAATTAAGTTTCAGCCCCTATTAAAAAGCCCACTGCATGCGTCTCCACTAGAGCTAGGGGTGGAGCCCAATATATTCCAGTACGAGTTGCTAGATACACTATCGCTCTTCTACTGCTTTGATGTCATGGAGCTCTGTGTCAAGTACCTGCTTCAATGCTCCCCAGAAAGCCAGAAATCATTCTTCGACGAGATAATCTGGAAGAATATAACTAAGGTCATGCAATTGTCGCTCACAATCTCTTATAAGTCAATACTAAATGTTGTGTTCAGTATGGTAGAAATACTTCGTGCGCTCTCTGAACTGATTACACCTGAAGAGCTCTCCACGGTCCAATGGTGGGATTCTGCAATCAGTAAGCTCTTTCAACTATGGAACCGTCAAGTGAGCAACGCAAACCTGCACGATAATGATAATCTGCATGTATTACCCAAGCACAACTTCCCGGGACTCAATCGCTGTCTGGGTGATAGCACTAACGTGCACTTGATTGAGGAGCTCATAGACACAAAAGCTGTCCAAGCAATCCCCGAGGTTATCTACCGAGATTTTCCACCATTCAGTCGAGAATGTAAAATCCGAATAGAGGGTTGGGGTCTGCAGCTTCATAAGGCCACCGTCAACATtctccagcagctgttGCTCCGCTACGGTAAACAGCTGGCTCATGCAGAACTTTTGCATCAGACAGCCAAATTCCTGTGTAGAGAACAGGAGCTGCTCCTCGTGGTTCGGCTAACTGCTGACTCCCATAATTCCGATATGCGTATAACACTAGCAGAAGAGCTTATCCGGCTGTTGTACCACGCGTGGCAAGAGCACGAAGAGCCGTCTAAGGCCATAACCGAAGTCCAAAACGAGCTTATAGCCTGTCTCTGGCGCGTAGTCTTTGGCCACATGAGCAATCGGGACCCGCAGACACAGCCCGAGCTTGA
This is a stretch of genomic DNA from Eremothecium gossypii ATCC 10895 chromosome VI, complete sequence. It encodes these proteins:
- the LCD1 gene encoding Lcd1p (Syntenic homolog of Saccharomyces cerevisiae YDR499W (LCD1)), which codes for MSSQWDEDSDADILELANKPPRGTQLTQIESHAETETCGNDESGTGARTHEDLDKLQMDLMTARGESGMLRDRLMMLQQEKDRERERLLGREQELQGRHLQELQKLQEELQRLEDEKQFLVLEKRQLVKGHIAAGLPAQDIQDDSTEVSAKRRKTEDSLVQTYVTLNHTRVVTGDSSLFLDHMVLFKLHGSDMTVLDMLDHISLESPASCSMLVIPSGEPLGKPIHMMLLRLKSMHPLDKMIDIVLENLAMLIKKIMQGKDCRFAVPFLVAYMHQALSFRPSAVHVHALKDLFQFSSDLAIKFQPLLKSPLHASPLELGVEPNIFQYELLDTLSLFYCFDVMELCVKYLLQCSPESQKSFFDEIIWKNITKVMQLSLTISYKSILNVVFSMVEILRALSELITPEELSTVQWWDSAISKLFQLWNRQVSNANLHDNDNLHVLPKHNFPGLNRCLGDSTNVHLIEELIDTKAVQAIPEVIYRDFPPFSRECKIRIEGWGLQLHKATVNILQQLLLRYGKQLAHAELLHQTAKFLCREQELLLVVRLTADSHNSDMRITLAEELIRLLYHAWQEHEEPSKAITEVQNELIACLWRVVFGHMSNRDPQTQPELDALLLDSFHGLSLKEQHDLYDDVFDQPAAQAFLARELAAENVLRCETQFSGCHAYTCREMAKSVLESIISLEDTDSLFLAMVSE
- the EMG1 gene encoding 18S rRNA pseudouridine methyltransferase (Syntenic homolog of Saccharomyces cerevisiae YLR186W (EMG1)), which encodes MVEDSKVRDALKSSGDKKALPASLVPEAPPVLTSKDKVTQRLIVVLSQASLETHKISSGGHGGDKYALLNCDDHQGLLKKMGRDISEARPDITHQCLLTLLDSPINKAGKLQVYIQTSRGVLIEANPTVRIPRTFKRFSGLMVQLLHKLSIRSVNSEEKLLRVIKNPITDHLPTKCRKVTLSFDAPVVRVQDYVEKLDPDESICVFVGAMARGSDTFADEFVDEKIGLSNYPLSASVACSKFCHGCEDAWQIL